The Spirochaetaceae bacterium nucleotide sequence ATATCTTTAGCGGTAGCGATAAAATCGTCTTCTACCAAGCTTTTGCCAATTTGGTAACCTTGTGCCTTTAAAAAGGTGTAGGCCATGCCGCCGCCAATAATTAGGCTGCCGGCAGTTTTTAAGAGGCTCTCCAGCACGGCAATTTTGCTGGATACCTTAGCGCCGCCTACAATAGCCACCATCGGTTTGGCGGGGTTATGCAGGATAGGGTCGAGGTACTGCACTTCTTTTTCCATTAAAAAGCCGGCGTAAACTTCGCCCTTCATAAATTTGGTTACACTGCAGGTGCTGGCGTGGTCGCGGTGAGCGGTACCAAAGGCATCGTTGACATAAATATCACCCAGTTTGGCAAGTTCTGCGGCCATTGCATCACGTTCTGCGGCCTCTTTGCTGGTTTCACGGCTATCAAAGCGGGTGTTTTCCAGCATTAAAATGGCACCGCCAGTTAAGGTATGGGCCATCTTTTCGGCCTCCGGTCCGGTAGTTACGGAACAAAAAGCAATCGGCTTACCGAGTGTTTTAGCCAAATATTCACTTACCGGCT carries:
- the pgk gene encoding phosphoglycerate kinase; the protein is MQLKTVKEANLKDKLVLMRVDFNVPMKNGVVGDDTRIKAALPTINYILEQGAKGLVLMSHLGDPKKDAKKAEEKAKEKGEAFDKEAFWAGKNRMQPVSEYLAKTLGKPIAFCSVTTGPEAEKMAHTLTGGAILMLENTRFDSRETSKEAAERDAMAAELAKLGDIYVNDAFGTAHRDHASTCSVTKFMKGEVYAGFLMEKEVQYLDPILHNPAKPMVAIVGGAKVSSKIAVLESLLKTAGSLIIGGGMAYTFLKAQGYQIGKSLVEDDFIATAKD